One stretch of Chitinophaga pendula DNA includes these proteins:
- a CDS encoding alpha/beta hydrolase — protein MRKTGRQGLGLLLYALCSLVLYVAPCYVHGQSAAGKAPDSSKLEQQGLQLIHKPEPVFRTPAVERKDSVTYPGFPYRSRVFTARDGNALFTYHFPQKGSKTIVLLLHGVLSSADKLNYTAGLLRATLNSDVYAMDHRGHGRSGGQPGDVSYTGQYEDDIADIIGQLRRRYPHHKIILAGHSMGGGIALRYALKTGVPPVAAYLLFAPLLGPTAPTIRMTAPPMRQGEEPFLKIHLSRIFGLKMLNTIGQHQYDSLRVLFFHVPDGSRISSYSYRANESMCPADYKAAFAAIRQPLLVLVGSRDEAFVPAAFEPAVKNSSQGVTFVIEGATHNSVRHDSTAMERIKQWAIHHQI, from the coding sequence ATGAGAAAAACAGGCAGACAAGGGTTAGGTCTATTACTTTATGCGTTATGCAGCCTGGTATTGTATGTGGCGCCTTGCTATGTACACGGGCAATCTGCTGCGGGTAAGGCACCTGACAGCAGTAAGCTGGAGCAACAGGGTTTGCAGCTGATACACAAGCCGGAACCGGTGTTCCGGACGCCCGCTGTGGAGCGGAAAGACAGCGTTACCTATCCCGGTTTTCCTTATCGGTCCCGGGTATTTACGGCGAGGGACGGGAATGCGCTTTTCACCTATCATTTTCCGCAGAAGGGCAGTAAGACCATTGTGTTGTTATTGCACGGGGTGTTATCCAGTGCGGATAAGCTAAACTATACGGCGGGGTTGTTACGGGCGACGTTGAATTCGGATGTGTATGCAATGGATCACCGGGGGCATGGGCGATCCGGCGGGCAGCCCGGGGATGTGAGTTATACGGGGCAGTATGAAGATGATATTGCGGATATAATAGGGCAGTTGCGGCGGCGTTATCCCCATCATAAAATTATACTCGCCGGGCATTCTATGGGCGGAGGTATTGCCTTGCGATATGCGTTGAAGACCGGTGTACCGCCGGTGGCCGCTTACCTGTTATTTGCCCCGTTGCTGGGGCCTACGGCACCTACTATCCGGATGACGGCTCCTCCTATGCGTCAGGGAGAGGAGCCATTTCTGAAGATCCATTTGTCGCGTATTTTCGGATTGAAGATGCTGAACACCATCGGGCAGCATCAGTATGATAGTTTGCGGGTATTGTTCTTTCATGTGCCGGATGGCAGCCGGATCAGCAGTTACAGTTACCGGGCGAACGAGAGTATGTGTCCGGCGGATTATAAAGCGGCTTTTGCTGCCATACGGCAGCCTTTGCTGGTACTGGTAGGGAGCCGGGATGAGGCTTTTGTGCCCGCTGCTTTTGAGCCCGCTGTCAAGAATAGCAGTCAGGGGGTTACCTTTGTGATCGAAGGCGCTACCCATAATAGTGTACGGCATGATTCTACGGCTATGGAGCGGATCAAACAATGGGCTATCCACCATCAAATATGA
- a CDS encoding RNA polymerase sigma factor: MDVTRDAATFLTYIDSNKGIIYKIAHSYCKDEEGKKDLIQEIILQLWLSFPRYDETFRWTTWMYKIALNVAISFYSKERRRHVVNQPLPEQLLIFHEDATHTERHADLQYLQQFIRELREIDRAVLLLYLDGNSQQEIGHILGISATNVSTKVGRIKQQLQQKFSALQK, from the coding sequence ATGGATGTAACAAGAGACGCAGCCACCTTTCTCACTTATATTGACTCCAACAAGGGGATCATTTATAAAATAGCTCACTCCTATTGTAAGGATGAAGAAGGTAAAAAGGATCTCATCCAGGAGATCATCTTACAGCTATGGCTTTCCTTTCCCAGGTATGACGAGACATTCAGGTGGACGACCTGGATGTACAAGATAGCGCTGAATGTGGCGATCTCCTTTTACAGTAAGGAGCGCCGGCGGCATGTTGTCAATCAACCGTTGCCGGAGCAGCTGCTCATTTTCCATGAGGATGCTACTCATACGGAACGGCATGCGGACCTTCAGTATCTGCAACAATTTATCCGGGAGTTGAGGGAGATAGACCGGGCGGTGCTCCTGTTGTACCTGGATGGCAATAGTCAGCAGGAGATCGGGCATATACTCGGTATCAGTGCTACGAATGTGTCGACCAAGGTAGGCAGGATCAAACAGCAACTACAACAAAAATTCTCAGCGCTGCAAAAGTAA
- a CDS encoding YybH family protein — translation MNLPKRAEDAHATLAAAFNTGDVATVMSMYDTTGIIVPEPEKPVSGTDQFEAAIKSILSIKGTMEIKTVYCLQTGNIAVGRSEWNITDGDEVKVCAKGIEVMKQQADGSWKIVIDHAFGAEVHMVAP, via the coding sequence ATGAACCTACCTAAAAGAGCAGAAGATGCGCACGCTACTTTGGCGGCGGCATTTAATACTGGGGATGTTGCCACTGTTATGAGTATGTATGATACTACGGGTATTATCGTTCCCGAGCCGGAGAAGCCTGTTTCCGGTACAGATCAATTCGAGGCTGCTATCAAATCCATCTTATCTATTAAGGGGACTATGGAGATCAAAACGGTGTATTGTCTGCAGACGGGCAATATAGCGGTGGGTCGTTCTGAGTGGAATATCACGGACGGTGATGAGGTGAAGGTATGCGCCAAGGGTATTGAGGTGATGAAGCAGCAGGCGGACGGTAGTTGGAAGATCGTTATCGACCATGCGTTTGGCGCGGAGGTGCATATGGTGGCCCCATAG
- a CDS encoding M57 family metalloprotease: protein MHTKILRYPLAAALLVLMLPALITSCRKDNVCENPAPKQEQNEIVDLKNFIAKVVQDEPGHIQFDQQKKAFVIAGDVVMPLDEARLHFQKSKTLPTEEVVNEKPAQRRYTYVMSPSAAANIWLYVDGTVPADWVTAINQAIGNWNAAGSRIRIQGIRSSGANISFSTYYESGNTIAFASFPSAGGTPGSTVTINTKFNTLSASQKQFAITHELGHCFGFTHTNQSFGAVIPGTPVTDPNSVMNSTVLNWNGFTQYDLIAFRTVYP from the coding sequence ATGCACACCAAAATCTTGCGCTATCCATTGGCCGCCGCCCTGTTAGTTTTAATGCTCCCGGCACTCATCACCTCCTGCCGGAAAGATAATGTCTGCGAAAACCCCGCCCCCAAACAAGAACAGAACGAGATCGTCGACCTGAAAAACTTCATCGCGAAAGTAGTACAGGACGAACCCGGACACATCCAGTTCGACCAACAGAAAAAGGCATTCGTAATCGCAGGCGATGTCGTAATGCCGCTCGACGAAGCCCGCCTCCATTTTCAGAAAAGTAAAACACTCCCCACAGAAGAAGTAGTAAACGAAAAACCGGCACAACGCCGCTACACTTATGTGATGAGCCCCTCCGCAGCAGCTAACATATGGCTGTATGTAGATGGCACCGTACCTGCCGACTGGGTAACAGCCATCAACCAGGCCATCGGCAACTGGAACGCCGCCGGCAGCCGCATCCGCATTCAGGGCATCCGCAGCAGCGGCGCTAACATCTCTTTCAGTACCTACTACGAAAGCGGCAACACCATCGCCTTCGCCAGCTTCCCCAGCGCAGGTGGCACCCCAGGCTCTACAGTCACCATCAACACCAAATTCAATACCCTGAGCGCCAGCCAGAAACAGTTCGCCATCACACACGAACTGGGCCACTGCTTCGGATTCACACACACTAACCAAAGCTTCGGCGCCGTAATACCTGGTACTCCCGTAACAGACCCTAACTCAGTAATGAACTCTACCGTGCTGAACTGGAACGGCTTTACCCAATATGACCTGATCGCCTTTAGGACCGTTTATCCATAA
- a CDS encoding 3-keto-disaccharide hydrolase, producing the protein MRKSFLVFGASCLLLMGMAGTSKAITGKPAPSASIYAADPKALIGRWDITVEEEGKKAPSWLEVKLSGTRTLVGYFVGTSGSARPVAKVNFDNGKFSFTIPPQWERGDKDFVIEGELTANGIKGTITTSEGKQYNWEGVKAPELRRANAPAWGKPIALFNGKDLTNWKVLPNNQWEVKNGILTSAKSGVNLISEQSFNDFKLHVEFKYQKGSNSGVYLRGRYEVQIEDSPKGAHPSAVLYSGVYGFLVPSEITALGPDQWQSYDITLIGRMVTIVANGKTVISNQEIPGITGGAIDSNEGEPGPIYIQGDHGPVEFRKIVLTPAK; encoded by the coding sequence ATGCGTAAATCATTCCTTGTATTCGGCGCAAGTTGCCTGCTCCTCATGGGCATGGCCGGCACCTCTAAAGCCATAACCGGAAAACCGGCGCCCTCCGCCTCCATATATGCTGCTGATCCAAAAGCATTAATAGGTCGTTGGGACATCACCGTAGAGGAAGAGGGTAAAAAAGCCCCGTCCTGGCTCGAAGTGAAACTGTCCGGTACCCGCACACTGGTAGGATACTTTGTAGGTACTTCCGGTAGCGCCCGCCCGGTAGCAAAAGTGAACTTCGACAATGGAAAATTCAGCTTCACCATCCCGCCACAATGGGAACGGGGCGATAAAGACTTCGTCATAGAAGGAGAATTGACCGCAAATGGCATCAAAGGTACCATCACCACCAGCGAAGGCAAACAATACAACTGGGAAGGCGTAAAAGCCCCCGAACTGAGACGCGCCAACGCACCGGCTTGGGGCAAACCCATCGCCTTGTTCAATGGCAAAGACCTCACCAACTGGAAAGTATTACCCAATAACCAATGGGAAGTGAAAAATGGAATACTCACCAGCGCTAAATCCGGCGTTAACCTGATATCAGAACAGTCATTCAACGACTTCAAACTGCATGTCGAATTCAAATACCAGAAAGGTAGCAACAGCGGCGTATACCTGCGCGGCCGATATGAAGTACAAATAGAAGATAGCCCTAAAGGCGCTCACCCGTCCGCCGTACTGTACAGCGGCGTATACGGATTCCTCGTACCTAGCGAGATCACCGCTTTAGGCCCCGATCAATGGCAATCTTACGATATCACCCTCATCGGTCGCATGGTCACCATCGTAGCCAATGGCAAAACAGTCATCAGCAACCAGGAAATCCCGGGTATCACCGGCGGCGCCATCGATAGCAACGAAGGCGAACCCGGCCCCATCTACATCCAGGGAGACCATGGCCCGGTCGAATTCAGAAAAATCGTCCTCACACCGGCTAAATAA
- a CDS encoding cupin domain-containing protein codes for MSNDVQSDLYQDGQALAWEHAAPGISRQIYGYDDRVMMVKVKFEQDAVGTRHQHPHTQVTYVESGVFAFSIGDETKVIRAGDGCFIPANTDHDCVCLEAGVLLDVFSPHREDFLPTPL; via the coding sequence ATGAGTAACGACGTTCAGAGTGATCTGTACCAGGATGGGCAGGCGTTGGCCTGGGAGCATGCTGCGCCAGGTATCAGCCGTCAGATCTATGGTTATGACGACCGGGTGATGATGGTGAAGGTAAAGTTTGAGCAGGATGCGGTGGGTACGCGCCATCAGCATCCACATACGCAGGTGACCTATGTAGAAAGCGGGGTTTTTGCGTTCAGCATTGGGGACGAGACGAAGGTGATCCGTGCCGGGGATGGTTGTTTTATACCCGCGAATACGGATCATGACTGTGTATGTCTGGAAGCCGGTGTGTTATTGGATGTATTCAGTCCGCACCGGGAAGATTTTTTACCCACTCCTTTATGA
- a CDS encoding DUF488 domain-containing protein gives MKKLCVKRIYETPATADGYRVLVDRVWPRGMKREKAGVDAWLKEIAPSTALRKWFDHDPAKWAPFCEKYFEELTNNPALEQLYKYLHSHHQLTLLYSAKDEQHNQAIALLEYLRLHPDK, from the coding sequence ATGAAAAAACTCTGTGTAAAAAGGATATATGAAACCCCGGCCACAGCAGATGGATACCGGGTACTGGTGGATCGCGTCTGGCCACGTGGCATGAAACGCGAAAAAGCCGGCGTAGATGCCTGGCTCAAAGAAATAGCTCCGTCCACCGCACTAAGGAAATGGTTCGATCACGACCCCGCAAAATGGGCCCCCTTCTGCGAAAAATACTTCGAAGAACTAACAAACAACCCCGCGCTCGAACAACTATACAAATACCTGCACAGCCATCACCAGCTAACCTTGCTCTATAGCGCCAAAGACGAACAACACAACCAGGCAATCGCTTTATTGGAATACCTGCGACTGCATCCGGACAAATAA
- a CDS encoding siderophore-interacting protein: METAAPKTFPAIIQETLTVVRKYYVTPGMLRIVLGGDGVSNFEGVQTGINNKIYIPPVGADTIYFPSFEHGAWVYPAGKAKPDIRTYTLRALDLEKGEMHLEFVVHGDSGPASAWAIRAVPGDILGVAMKAKTAPLYPEADWYLLVGDQTALPVISVILETLPAHAKGIALIEVPGRAEEQEIRTQANDMIISWLHNPHPGTGTLLADMVQQVLLPDKTQQSRFIYAAAETASIKAIRHYLRKEQDVDSQELDAYAYWKYGVSEDRSSVERHQESRD, from the coding sequence ATGGAAACAGCAGCACCAAAGACATTCCCCGCTATTATCCAGGAGACGCTTACGGTAGTAAGGAAGTATTATGTTACCCCTGGTATGTTACGTATTGTATTAGGCGGAGACGGTGTATCGAATTTCGAAGGCGTGCAGACCGGCATTAACAACAAGATTTATATTCCGCCTGTTGGCGCGGATACTATTTATTTTCCATCATTTGAGCATGGGGCCTGGGTATATCCGGCAGGCAAGGCAAAGCCGGACATCCGTACGTATACGCTTCGTGCACTGGACCTGGAGAAGGGGGAGATGCACCTGGAGTTCGTCGTGCACGGGGATAGCGGGCCTGCGTCGGCCTGGGCAATCCGGGCGGTACCCGGGGATATACTTGGGGTGGCTATGAAGGCGAAGACGGCGCCATTATACCCGGAGGCGGACTGGTATTTGCTGGTTGGCGATCAGACGGCGTTGCCGGTGATCAGTGTGATATTGGAGACGTTGCCGGCGCATGCGAAAGGGATCGCCCTGATAGAGGTACCTGGGCGAGCGGAAGAGCAGGAGATACGTACGCAAGCCAATGATATGATCATTTCCTGGCTGCACAATCCGCATCCCGGCACCGGTACATTACTAGCTGACATGGTACAGCAGGTGTTGCTGCCAGACAAGACACAGCAAAGCCGCTTTATTTATGCTGCTGCTGAAACAGCCAGCATTAAAGCGATCCGGCACTATCTGCGTAAGGAGCAGGATGTAGACAGCCAGGAACTGGATGCCTATGCTTATTGGAAATATGGTGTTTCAGAAGATCGATCTTCGGTAGAGCGGCACCAGGAATCGCGTGATTAG
- a CDS encoding AMP-dependent synthetase/ligase, producing the protein MNTHPKKRLFDAVGWQLTQFPKDNMLAAKENGTWKTYATATVNEIVNRFSAGLIQLGVSGNDFTPEGADKIAIISNNRPEWIFTDLAVQQTGAILVPIYPTTSPVELQFILQDAAVKFIFVSSKELLEKVLSIRSEVPSLKDIYTFDKLDGAKHWSEVPEQATPELLQQVEQLKADIDPEHLATIIYTSGTTGKPKGVMLTHNNIVSNAMYAKESFPFEDAPNSKVLSFLPLNHIFEKCVTYIYLFSGISIYYAESMETIGDNLKEVQPDGFTTVPRLLEKVFEKIMATGSSLTGIKKSLFFWAVSLAGRYDNLNSGGWWYDFQLKIANKLVFSKWRQALGNNVSYIVTGGAACQEKLLRIFNAAGIPVYEGYGPTENSPVISVNRKEAGGTKFGTVGPPIKGVDVKLAEDGEICVSGTSVMKGYYKRPDLTAETVIDGWLHTGDIGVWVDNKFLKITDRKKELFKTSGGKYVAPQPIENKFKESPFIEQIMVVGAGEKFTGALIVPSFSHLQRWMTQQQIPFKDNAAAIKEPKVLEMYNQVVNDYNQYFNHVEQIKRFELLPEEWSIAGGEMTPKLSLKRKVVLEKYKDTIAKIYNVPAEHPQGA; encoded by the coding sequence ATGAATACGCATCCAAAAAAGAGACTTTTTGACGCAGTGGGCTGGCAATTAACCCAATTCCCTAAAGACAACATGTTGGCAGCTAAAGAGAATGGCACCTGGAAAACATATGCCACCGCCACCGTTAACGAAATTGTTAACCGTTTCAGTGCAGGACTGATCCAACTGGGCGTAAGCGGCAATGACTTCACCCCCGAAGGTGCCGACAAAATAGCGATCATCAGCAATAATCGCCCCGAATGGATATTTACGGACCTGGCTGTACAACAGACCGGCGCTATATTAGTACCGATCTACCCTACGACCAGCCCGGTAGAGCTGCAGTTCATCTTACAGGATGCCGCAGTAAAGTTCATATTCGTCAGCAGCAAAGAACTCCTCGAAAAGGTCCTGAGCATTCGCAGCGAAGTACCTTCTCTCAAAGACATATATACCTTCGATAAATTGGATGGAGCAAAACATTGGTCGGAAGTTCCCGAACAGGCTACCCCCGAACTACTCCAACAGGTAGAACAGCTAAAAGCAGACATCGATCCGGAACACCTCGCTACCATCATCTATACCTCCGGTACCACCGGCAAACCCAAAGGAGTCATGCTCACGCATAACAACATTGTCTCCAATGCCATGTATGCAAAAGAGAGCTTCCCCTTTGAAGATGCACCCAATTCCAAAGTACTCAGCTTCCTGCCGCTCAATCACATCTTTGAGAAATGTGTCACCTACATCTACCTGTTCAGTGGCATCAGCATCTACTACGCGGAAAGTATGGAGACGATCGGCGACAACCTTAAAGAAGTACAACCCGATGGCTTTACCACCGTACCTCGCCTCCTCGAGAAAGTGTTTGAAAAGATCATGGCCACCGGTAGCAGCCTCACCGGGATTAAAAAGTCCTTATTCTTCTGGGCAGTATCCCTGGCCGGCAGATATGACAACCTCAACAGCGGCGGCTGGTGGTACGACTTCCAGCTGAAGATCGCTAACAAACTGGTATTCAGTAAATGGCGGCAGGCATTAGGGAATAATGTCAGCTATATCGTAACAGGTGGCGCCGCCTGCCAGGAGAAACTGCTGCGCATCTTTAACGCTGCCGGCATCCCCGTATATGAAGGATACGGCCCTACCGAAAACAGCCCCGTGATCAGCGTCAACCGCAAAGAAGCAGGGGGTACCAAGTTTGGTACCGTAGGCCCGCCTATAAAAGGTGTAGATGTGAAACTGGCAGAAGATGGAGAAATATGTGTAAGCGGTACCTCCGTAATGAAAGGATATTACAAACGCCCCGACCTTACCGCCGAAACCGTAATAGATGGCTGGCTTCACACTGGCGATATCGGCGTATGGGTAGATAACAAATTCCTCAAGATCACCGATCGTAAAAAAGAACTCTTTAAAACAAGTGGTGGTAAATACGTCGCCCCGCAACCTATAGAAAACAAATTCAAAGAAAGCCCATTCATCGAGCAGATCATGGTAGTAGGAGCAGGGGAGAAGTTCACCGGTGCACTTATCGTACCTAGCTTCTCACACCTGCAACGCTGGATGACACAACAGCAAATACCGTTTAAAGATAATGCTGCCGCCATCAAAGAACCTAAAGTACTGGAAATGTATAACCAGGTGGTCAACGATTATAACCAGTACTTCAATCATGTCGAGCAGATCAAACGGTTTGAACTGCTTCCCGAAGAATGGAGCATCGCCGGTGGCGAAATGACACCTAAACTTAGCTTAAAACGTAAAGTAGTATTGGAAAAATATAAAGATACCATCGCAAAGATCTATAACGTACCGGCAGAACATCCGCAAGGTGCCTAA
- a CDS encoding dihydrofolate reductase family protein, whose translation MRKLVISEWITLDGIFDAETMAEWFIPYDSEARQTLIREGILACDALLLGRKTYEMLAPYWSQLKNDEMGIANKLNSVAKYVVSSSLENADWQHTTIIRDNITDTIRQLKQEKGTEIQVEGSAELVKTLLDADLVDECVFFVHPVVMGKGQRFFHEGKQPLGFTLADSKVLDKGVIVLTYRRGK comes from the coding sequence ATGAGAAAGCTCGTCATCTCCGAATGGATCACCCTCGATGGTATCTTTGATGCCGAAACAATGGCAGAATGGTTCATACCCTACGATAGCGAAGCCCGCCAAACACTGATCAGAGAGGGTATCCTGGCCTGCGATGCATTGCTGCTGGGCCGCAAAACCTACGAAATGCTCGCCCCATACTGGTCCCAACTCAAAAATGATGAAATGGGCATCGCCAACAAACTTAACAGCGTAGCCAAATATGTTGTCTCCTCCTCACTCGAAAATGCAGATTGGCAACACACCACCATCATCCGCGATAATATAACCGACACCATCCGCCAGCTAAAACAGGAAAAAGGAACAGAAATACAGGTGGAAGGCAGCGCAGAATTAGTAAAGACCTTACTCGATGCCGACCTGGTAGATGAATGCGTCTTTTTTGTCCATCCCGTCGTAATGGGCAAAGGCCAACGCTTTTTCCACGAAGGCAAACAACCGCTGGGTTTTACCCTCGCCGATTCCAAAGTGCTGGACAAAGGAGTGATCGTACTTACCTATCGCCGCGGCAAGTAA
- a CDS encoding helix-turn-helix domain-containing protein, translated as MKVQTVTPPPQLAGIVSHIVVLENNSMFFEAVLPLIANGYPSITFQLTDPARILHTDKRRDQLVLYGQNTFPIQLHTAGEIMVIAFFLHPFLLQPLFGFAAKELTDQCIDLSTTRIARENNLREQLLNAPSLTARLNLLSCYITQLARSAKETDDRIAFAAQLIRKNNGAILLMDLQKQLYVTERTLQRLFEQQIGLTPKAFSRICQFQAALQRLNNNNFTNMIDVALECGYADQSHLIRAFKEFTTHSPLEYSRQANDFPG; from the coding sequence ATGAAGGTACAGACTGTCACGCCGCCACCACAACTGGCGGGCATCGTTAGTCATATAGTTGTATTGGAGAACAATAGCATGTTCTTCGAAGCCGTACTACCGCTCATCGCCAATGGCTACCCAAGCATCACCTTCCAGCTCACAGACCCCGCCAGGATACTACACACAGATAAAAGAAGAGACCAGCTGGTCCTGTACGGACAAAATACCTTTCCCATACAGCTACACACCGCCGGAGAGATCATGGTCATCGCCTTCTTCCTGCATCCCTTCCTGTTACAACCCCTCTTCGGTTTTGCTGCCAAAGAACTGACAGATCAATGCATCGACCTCAGCACCACCAGGATCGCCAGGGAAAATAACCTCAGAGAACAGTTGTTAAACGCTCCTTCCCTCACAGCCCGCCTCAACCTGCTGTCCTGTTACATAACGCAGTTGGCCAGGTCTGCAAAAGAAACAGATGACCGCATCGCATTCGCCGCTCAACTCATCCGCAAAAATAATGGCGCCATTCTACTCATGGACCTGCAAAAACAACTGTACGTCACCGAAAGAACCTTACAGCGCCTATTCGAACAACAGATCGGACTGACACCCAAAGCCTTCAGCAGGATATGCCAGTTCCAGGCCGCCCTTCAGCGATTGAATAACAACAACTTCACCAATATGATCGACGTCGCCCTGGAATGCGGCTACGCAGATCAAAGCCACCTGATCCGTGCCTTCAAAGAATTCACCACCCACTCCCCGTTAGAATACAGCAGACAAGCCAACGACTTCCCTGGCTGA
- a CDS encoding putative sensor domain DACNV-containing protein, producing MNEATYRAAKAVAGTIEAHFVKHIATATENGERNLAVAPAAHFMERIIDVAFWASLQREEGIDTRISLAFLPPSQAGKPLLFQQHLPLTARLLGKLSPGVERAGLYVGIWHEEGELYIWGTTNKLPHFCFVLDVSEPGLLVVKHRHIVGLGKFTNVAMLRGDQVKLVDESCGQLPDSPAIVTSLLGLSYSTVWNNPVNVLIQIAVTMRAHKRGGTLLVTPKGSERWRASIVHPLQYPVFPAFAGVADLVRKDNSVLSDLYWQNALRREVENMAGLTAIDGATLINDHHELLAFGAKISRAHEALPIERLLYIEPVIGGEPVVIHPSSLGGTRHLSAAQFVQDQPDSIALVASQDGYFTVFSWAASEAIVQAHRIDILLL from the coding sequence ATGAACGAAGCAACTTACCGGGCAGCTAAGGCCGTAGCCGGTACCATTGAAGCTCATTTTGTAAAACATATAGCAACAGCCACGGAAAACGGAGAACGTAACCTGGCAGTAGCACCGGCAGCCCACTTCATGGAGCGCATCATCGATGTCGCCTTCTGGGCCAGCCTCCAACGGGAAGAAGGAATCGATACCAGAATATCTCTCGCATTCCTGCCGCCCTCACAGGCCGGCAAACCCCTCTTATTCCAGCAACACCTCCCTCTCACCGCCCGCCTGCTAGGCAAACTATCCCCGGGCGTAGAACGGGCCGGCCTATACGTAGGCATATGGCACGAAGAGGGAGAACTCTACATATGGGGTACCACCAACAAACTCCCCCATTTCTGCTTCGTACTCGATGTCTCAGAACCAGGACTGCTCGTAGTCAAACACCGCCATATAGTAGGACTAGGCAAATTCACCAACGTCGCTATGCTGCGCGGCGACCAGGTAAAACTGGTAGACGAATCCTGCGGCCAGCTACCCGATAGCCCGGCTATCGTGACCTCCCTGCTGGGTCTCAGCTATTCCACCGTATGGAATAACCCCGTCAACGTACTGATACAGATTGCCGTCACCATGCGCGCTCATAAACGGGGAGGCACCTTATTGGTAACACCCAAAGGTAGCGAACGTTGGCGCGCCTCCATCGTACATCCCCTGCAATATCCCGTCTTCCCGGCATTTGCCGGCGTCGCCGACCTCGTTCGTAAAGACAATAGCGTCCTCAGCGACCTCTATTGGCAAAACGCCCTCCGGAGAGAAGTAGAGAATATGGCAGGGCTGACAGCCATCGATGGCGCCACCCTCATCAATGACCATCACGAACTGCTGGCATTCGGCGCCAAGATCAGCCGCGCACACGAAGCCTTGCCCATAGAACGCCTGCTTTATATAGAACCGGTAATCGGTGGCGAACCAGTCGTTATCCATCCTTCCAGCCTCGGAGGTACCCGCCACCTCTCCGCCGCTCAGTTCGTACAAGACCAACCCGATAGCATCGCACTGGTCGCCTCACAAGATGGATACTTCACCGTATTCTCCTGGGCCGCCAGCGAAGCAATAGTACAAGCCCATCGCATCGACATCCTTTTATTGTAG